Proteins from a genomic interval of Pseudophryne corroboree isolate aPseCor3 chromosome 4, aPseCor3.hap2, whole genome shotgun sequence:
- the EEF1A1 gene encoding elongation factor 1-alpha 1, producing MGKEKTHINIVVIGHVDSGKSTTTGHLIYKCGGIDKRTIEKFEKEAAEMGKGSFKYAWVLDKLKAERERGITIDISLWKFETSRYYVTIIDAPGHRDFIKNMITGTSQADCAVLIVAAGVGEFEAGISKNGQTREHALLAYTLGVKQLIVGVNKMDSTEPPYSQKRYEEIVKEVSTYIKKIGYNPDTVAFVPISGWNGDNMLEPSANMPWFKGWSITRKEGKGSGTTLLEALDCILPPSRPTDKALRLPLQDVYKIGGIGTVPVGRVETGVLKPGMVVTFAPVNVTTEVKSVEMHHEALTEAMPGDNVGFNVKNVSVKDIRRGNVAGDSKNDPPLEAGSFTAQVIILNHPGQISAGYAPVLDCHTAHIACKFAELKEKIDRRSGKKLEENPKSLKSGDAAIVEMVPGKPMCVESFSDYPPLGRFAVRDMRQTVAVGVIKAVEKKAAGSGKVTKSAQKAQKTK from the exons ATGGGAAAAGAAAAGACAcacatcaacatcgtcgtcattgGACACGTAGATTCCGGGAAGTCCACAACAACTGGACATCTTATCTACAAATGTGGTGGCATTGACAAGCGAACCATTGAAAAGTTTGAGAAGGAAGCTGCTGAG ATGGGAAAGGGCTCCTTCAAATACGCTTGGGTCTTGGACAAACTGAAGGCTGAACGTGAACGTGGTATTACTATTGACATCTCCCTCTGGAAATTTGAAACAAGCAGATACTATGTCACAATTATTGATGCTCCTGGCCACAGAGACTTCATCAAGAACATGATCACTGGTACTTCTCAG GCTGACTGTGCTGTCCTGATTGTTGCTGCTGGTGTTGGTGAGTTTGAAGCTGGTATCTCAAAGAATGGACAAACTCGTGAACATGCTCTTCTGGCCTACACCCTGGGTGTGAAGCAGCTCATTGTTGGTGTCAACAAAATGGACTCTACCGAGCCACCATACAGTCAGAAGAGATACGAGGAAATTGTAAAGGAAGTAAGCACTTACATCAAGAAGATTGGCTACAACCCAGATACTGTTGCTTTCGTACCCATCTCTGGCTGGAACGGTGACAACATGCTTGAACCCAGTGCTAAT ATGCCTTGGTTCAAGGGATGGAGCATCACCCGTAAAGAAGGAAAGGGCAGTGGAACTACTCTGCTTGAAGCTCTTGACTGCATTCTGCCACCAAGCCGCCCCACTGATAAGGCTCTACGTCTGCCTCTACAGGATGTCTACAAGATTGGTG GTATTGGAACAGTACCAGTTGGTCGTGTGGAAACCGGTGTCCTGAAGCCAGGCATGGTAGTCACTTTTGCCCCAGTCAATGTAACAACTGAAGTAAAGTCTGTGGAAATGCACCATGAAGCTCTGACTGAGGCCATGCCCGGTGACAATGTTGGTTTCAACGTAAAGAACGTTTCTGTGAAGGACATCCGTCGTGGTAACGTTGCTGGTGATAGCAAGAACGACCCACCTCTGGAAGCCGGTAGCTTCACTGCACAG GTTATCATCCTGAACCATCCAGGCCAGATCAGTGCTGGGTATGCACCTGTGCTGGATTGTCATACTGCTCACATAGCTTGCAAATTTGCTGAGCTCAAGGAAAAGATTGATCGTCGTTCTGGTAAGAAACTGGAAGAAAACCCCAAGTCCCTGAAGTCTGGTGATGCTGCCATTGTTGAAATGGTCCCTGGCAAACCCATGTGTGTGGAGAGCTTCTCTGACTATCCTCCCCTTG GTCGCTTTGCTGTGCGTGACATGAGACAGACTGTTGCCGTTGGTGTCATCAAGGCAGTTGAGAAGAAGGCTGCCGGAAGTGGCAAAGTCACAAAATCTGCTCAGAAGGCCCAGAAAACGAAATGA